In Neorhizobium sp. NCHU2750, a single genomic region encodes these proteins:
- a CDS encoding FAD-binding oxidoreductase: MAAADVIVLGAGIIGVSTALQLARRGKAVALVDRGEPGRETSYGNAGLIQREGIVPYGFPQQFGQILRYTLNNRIDAHFHWRAIPSVSSFLAKYWWHSNHARHQSIARAYAPLIEHSVSTHAELIEEAGAQALISKHGWSEVFRTNAKRDHELREAERLKREHGVAFEALSADELAAREPHLSKDFTGALRWEDPWSVKDPLALTQAYVRLFEKLGGQVLKGDARSLSKTATGWRVKTADGDVEAKDVVVALGPWSEVVTKPLGYDFLVGVKRGYHMHYAPKGNAVLNGWILDAERGYLLAPMNQGIRLTTGAEFARRDAPKTPVQLARAEAVAKTIFPLGERLDAEPWMGARPCTPDMMPAIGKAPRHEGLWFAFGHAHHGLTLGAVTGQLIAEAMTGARTLIDISAYRPERFNA; this comes from the coding sequence ATGGCGGCTGCGGATGTCATCGTTTTGGGGGCCGGCATTATCGGCGTGTCGACGGCGCTGCAGCTTGCCCGGCGCGGCAAGGCGGTGGCACTGGTCGACCGGGGCGAACCGGGGCGCGAGACATCCTATGGCAATGCCGGGCTGATCCAGCGCGAAGGCATCGTGCCCTATGGCTTTCCGCAGCAGTTCGGCCAGATCCTGCGCTATACGCTGAACAACCGCATCGACGCGCATTTCCACTGGCGGGCCATTCCCTCCGTATCATCCTTCCTGGCGAAATACTGGTGGCATTCCAATCATGCCCGCCACCAGTCCATCGCGCGGGCCTATGCGCCCCTGATCGAGCATTCGGTTTCCACCCATGCCGAACTGATCGAGGAGGCCGGCGCGCAGGCGCTGATTTCCAAGCATGGCTGGAGCGAGGTGTTTCGCACCAATGCCAAGCGTGACCATGAACTGCGCGAGGCAGAAAGGCTGAAGCGGGAGCATGGCGTGGCCTTCGAGGCACTGTCGGCAGACGAACTGGCCGCCCGCGAGCCGCATCTTTCAAAGGATTTTACAGGCGCATTGCGCTGGGAGGATCCGTGGTCGGTCAAGGACCCGCTGGCGCTGACGCAGGCCTATGTGCGGCTGTTCGAAAAACTTGGCGGGCAGGTGCTGAAGGGCGATGCGCGCAGCCTTTCGAAGACCGCGACGGGCTGGCGGGTGAAAACCGCCGACGGCGATGTCGAGGCCAAGGATGTGGTGGTGGCGCTCGGGCCGTGGTCGGAAGTCGTCACCAAGCCACTCGGCTATGACTTTCTCGTCGGGGTGAAGCGCGGTTATCACATGCATTACGCGCCGAAGGGCAATGCGGTGCTGAACGGCTGGATCCTCGATGCCGAGCGCGGCTACCTGCTTGCGCCGATGAACCAGGGGATCAGGCTGACGACGGGAGCGGAGTTCGCCAGGCGCGATGCGCCGAAGACGCCAGTCCAGCTTGCCCGTGCCGAGGCCGTGGCGAAAACCATATTCCCGCTTGGCGAGAGGCTGGACGCAGAACCGTGGATGGGTGCGCGGCCCTGCACGCCGGACATGATGCCCGCCATCGGCAAGGCGCCGCGGCACGAGGGATTGTGGTTCGCCTTCGGCCACGCCCATCACGGCCTGACGCTCGGCGCGGTGACCGGCCAGCTGATCGCCGAGGCGATGACAGGCGCCAGGACGCTGATCGACATTTCGGCCTATCGGCCGGAGCGGTTCAACGCCTAA
- the prmB gene encoding 50S ribosomal protein L3 N(5)-glutamine methyltransferase — protein sequence MSQDNITTDLVTLRDYWRYAISRFNAAELGYGHGTTTAGDDAAFLLLDSLNLPIDALDPFLDARLLPSERQLLAERIETRVTTRKPSSYITGHSYIQGVRFHVDERVIVPRSHIGEILFSEYLSGQGSAYLPDPFAVESAVDICTGSGCLAVLAAKFFPNATIDAVDLSADALEVAKINVAEHDVEEQVSLFAGDLFGPLKGKTYDLIITNPPYVDHASMDGFPAEHRAEPAMAHDGGEDGLDLVRRILAEAGAYLNPEGGMICEIGSGREILEEEYPHLEFLWLETAESQDAVFWISAEALQG from the coding sequence GTGAGCCAGGATAATATTACGACAGACCTCGTGACGCTGCGCGACTACTGGCGTTATGCGATTTCGCGTTTCAATGCCGCCGAGCTGGGCTATGGCCATGGCACGACGACGGCCGGCGACGATGCGGCCTTCCTTTTGCTCGACAGCCTCAACCTGCCGATCGACGCGCTCGACCCGTTTCTCGATGCACGGCTCCTGCCCTCCGAACGCCAGTTGCTGGCGGAGCGGATCGAGACGCGGGTGACGACGCGCAAGCCTTCCTCCTACATTACCGGCCATTCCTATATCCAGGGTGTCAGGTTCCATGTCGACGAGCGGGTGATCGTGCCGCGTTCGCATATCGGCGAGATCCTGTTTTCTGAATATCTGAGCGGACAGGGTTCGGCCTACCTGCCGGATCCCTTTGCGGTGGAAAGCGCCGTCGATATCTGCACCGGTTCCGGTTGCCTTGCGGTTCTGGCTGCAAAATTCTTCCCCAATGCCACAATCGATGCCGTCGACCTTTCGGCCGATGCGCTGGAAGTGGCGAAGATCAACGTCGCCGAGCACGACGTGGAAGAGCAGGTTTCGCTGTTTGCCGGTGACCTGTTCGGCCCGCTCAAGGGCAAGACCTACGACCTGATCATCACCAACCCGCCCTATGTCGACCATGCCTCGATGGATGGTTTTCCGGCAGAACACCGGGCGGAGCCAGCGATGGCGCATGACGGGGGCGAGGACGGGCTCGATCTGGTGCGCCGGATCCTCGCCGAGGCCGGCGCCTATCTCAACCCGGAGGGCGGGATGATCTGCGAGATCGGCTCGGGCCGCGAGATCCTTGAGGAAGAATATCCGCATCTGGAATTCCTCTGGCTGGAGACGGCGGAATCGCAGGATGCGGTGTTCTGGATTTCGGCCGAGGCGCTGCAGGGCTGA
- a CDS encoding pseudouridine synthase codes for MKQNSRRAKPAQNRKPAPASSRKPAPSSSAKRVTLPRALSKLGFCSRTQGEELIRAGHVSVDGRTVTDIEAWIDLDAASIAVDGKVVTAEAPVYLMLNKPRGLVTTRHDPQGRPTVFDCLKGHDHAHLSPVGRLDKASEGLLLFTNDTQFANALLDPETHVPKTYHVQIDTLVDDGVLKAMTGGIMQEGELLKARRAARLREGDRNAWLEIELDEGKNRHIRRMLEALGIETLRLVRVAIGSLVLGDLEKGAVRPLTEQELQALRRQSVPKASR; via the coding sequence ATGAAGCAGAACAGCAGGCGCGCAAAACCCGCCCAGAATCGCAAGCCGGCGCCCGCCTCAAGCCGCAAACCTGCGCCGTCCTCCTCGGCGAAACGGGTCACGCTTCCCCGTGCGCTCTCCAAGCTCGGCTTCTGTTCGCGCACGCAAGGCGAGGAACTCATCCGCGCCGGCCATGTCTCGGTCGATGGCCGCACCGTCACCGACATAGAGGCCTGGATCGATCTCGATGCCGCAAGCATTGCCGTCGATGGCAAGGTCGTCACGGCCGAGGCGCCGGTCTATCTGATGCTCAACAAGCCGCGCGGCCTCGTCACCACACGTCACGACCCCCAGGGTCGCCCGACCGTCTTCGACTGCCTCAAGGGGCACGATCACGCCCACCTGTCGCCTGTCGGCCGGCTCGACAAGGCGAGCGAAGGTCTGCTGCTCTTCACCAACGACACGCAGTTTGCCAACGCCCTGCTCGATCCCGAGACCCACGTGCCGAAAACCTACCACGTGCAGATCGACACGCTTGTGGATGACGGGGTGCTGAAAGCCATGACCGGCGGCATCATGCAGGAGGGCGAATTGCTGAAGGCCCGCCGCGCGGCAAGGCTGCGTGAAGGTGACAGGAACGCCTGGCTGGAAATCGAGCTCGACGAAGGCAAGAACCGCCATATCCGCCGCATGCTGGAAGCGCTCGGCATCGAGACGCTCCGCCTGGTGCGCGTCGCGATCGGCAGTCTCGTCCTCGGCGATCTGGAAAAAGGCGCCGTGCGCCCGCTTACTGAGCAGGAATTGCAGGCCCTGCGCCGCCAATCCGTACCGAAGGCGTCCCGCTGA
- a CDS encoding GFA family protein, with product MQGVTIENATAESVTGGCLCGRVRFIASGRPYRVGICHCFDCRKHQGALFHASAIFPAEAVTVEGETRAYAGRHFCPACGSSVFGRSGDEVEVNLGSLDEADRFEPTYELWTIRRETWLPPFPLRHHYERDRETMGRSED from the coding sequence ATGCAAGGCGTGACCATAGAAAACGCAACGGCGGAAAGCGTCACTGGAGGATGCCTTTGCGGCAGGGTCCGTTTCATCGCATCGGGCAGGCCCTATCGCGTCGGCATCTGCCACTGTTTCGATTGCCGCAAGCATCAAGGCGCGCTCTTCCATGCCTCGGCGATCTTTCCGGCTGAGGCGGTGACCGTCGAGGGCGAGACCCGTGCCTATGCCGGCCGCCACTTCTGTCCCGCCTGCGGCTCGTCCGTCTTCGGCCGCTCGGGTGACGAGGTCGAGGTCAATCTCGGATCGCTCGACGAGGCCGACCGTTTCGAACCCACCTACGAACTCTGGACCATCCGCCGCGAAACCTGGCTGCCGCCATTTCCGCTGAGGCATCACTACGAGCGCGACCGTGAGACGATGGGCAGATCAGAGGATTAG
- a CDS encoding Ppx/GppA phosphatase family protein gives MDPDSGAKPPNGGASAARSEVGKPPRRRKGKRGGKNRNASAPNHASPVHETGQAARPDITSQDQPARKRKRRRSRSGARSGDVASANLSGSGPANGNAQGHGKGEARAAQGGGASHAAGGNALAHGHNEQSPSQPSGSKGRNRRKKNRTGRGLQGRPLVHGRDGHGRDGQGRDGQGRDPQSKGSAKAGSARAALSGVSQPALARAMPGAGQERGTADLAVLPAGESGFTHHDDLYAALDLGTNNCRLLIAQPTRPGHFRVVDAFSRIVRLGEGLAATSRLSNEAMDRAVEALRICASKLATKPIRRMRLIATEACRAAENGEEFLARVTAETGLDLEIIDRETEARLAVSGCSSLVGREARSIVLFDIGGGSSEIAVIRIGDNRSSRLANHITHWTSLPVGVVTLSERYGGRDVTPDIFEAMVSEVAGMLSKFDCPPIVQSSRRNADHDFHLIGTSGTVTTLAGVHLDLPRYDRRRVDGLWLSDDEVSAMQAKLLSWDFAGRAANPCIGPDRADLVLAGCAILEAIRRRWPSPRMRVADRGLREGLLTDMMADDGVWRRSRPRRSGAVSPEEVLRRR, from the coding sequence ATGGACCCCGATAGCGGCGCCAAGCCGCCAAACGGTGGGGCGTCGGCAGCCAGGAGCGAGGTTGGAAAACCGCCTCGCCGCAGGAAGGGAAAACGCGGCGGTAAAAACCGCAATGCGTCTGCCCCCAACCATGCGTCACCGGTCCATGAGACCGGTCAGGCAGCGCGCCCCGATATCACCTCGCAGGATCAGCCTGCCCGCAAGCGCAAGCGCAGGAGATCGCGTTCCGGCGCCCGCTCGGGCGATGTCGCATCCGCAAATCTATCCGGCTCCGGCCCGGCCAATGGAAATGCCCAGGGTCACGGCAAGGGTGAAGCGCGCGCCGCCCAGGGTGGCGGTGCATCGCATGCCGCCGGTGGCAACGCGCTCGCTCACGGCCATAACGAGCAATCGCCATCCCAGCCCTCCGGTTCGAAGGGGCGTAACCGCCGCAAGAAGAACCGCACCGGCCGCGGCCTGCAGGGACGGCCTTTGGTTCACGGACGTGACGGCCATGGCAGGGACGGGCAAGGCAGAGATGGGCAAGGCCGCGATCCGCAATCGAAGGGCTCTGCGAAGGCAGGCTCTGCCCGTGCTGCGCTATCCGGTGTCTCGCAGCCGGCGCTGGCGCGTGCCATGCCCGGTGCCGGGCAGGAAAGGGGGACGGCCGATCTTGCCGTCCTGCCGGCCGGCGAAAGCGGCTTCACCCATCACGACGATCTTTATGCCGCACTCGATCTCGGCACCAACAATTGCCGCCTCTTGATTGCCCAGCCGACACGGCCTGGCCATTTCCGCGTTGTCGATGCCTTTTCGCGCATCGTCCGTCTGGGCGAAGGGCTTGCCGCGACGAGCCGCCTCTCCAATGAGGCGATGGACCGCGCGGTCGAGGCCTTGCGCATCTGCGCGTCGAAACTCGCCACCAAGCCGATCCGCAGGATGCGGCTGATCGCGACGGAAGCCTGCCGCGCGGCTGAAAACGGCGAGGAATTTCTGGCCCGCGTCACCGCCGAGACGGGGCTCGATCTCGAAATCATCGATCGCGAGACGGAAGCCCGGCTCGCCGTCTCCGGCTGCTCGTCGCTGGTCGGCCGCGAGGCGCGCTCGATCGTGCTCTTCGATATCGGCGGCGGTTCGTCGGAAATCGCCGTCATCCGCATCGGCGACAACCGCTCGTCGAGGCTCGCCAACCACATCACCCACTGGACCTCGCTTCCCGTCGGCGTCGTGACGCTTTCGGAACGCTATGGCGGCCGCGATGTCACGCCGGATATTTTCGAGGCCATGGTTTCGGAAGTCGCCGGCATGCTGTCCAAGTTCGATTGCCCACCGATCGTCCAGTCGTCGCGCCGCAATGCCGATCACGATTTCCATCTGATCGGCACGTCGGGAACCGTTACCACGCTGGCCGGCGTCCATCTGGACCTGCCGCGTTACGATCGCCGTCGCGTCGATGGCCTGTGGCTGTCCGATGACGAGGTTTCGGCCATGCAGGCCAAGCTCCTGTCCTGGGATTTTGCCGGCCGCGCCGCCAATCCCTGCATTGGGCCGGACCGGGCCGATCTGGTGCTTGCCGGCTGTGCCATTCTGGAGGCGATCCGCCGCCGCTGGCCAAGCCCGAGAATGCGGGTGGCAGACCGCGGCCTGCGCGAAGGCCTGCTGACAGACATGATGGCCGATGACGGCGTATGGCGGCGTTCCCGCCCGCGCCGCTCCGGCGCAGTAAGCCCCGAGGAGGTTTTGAGACGCCGATGA
- a CDS encoding RlmE family RNA methyltransferase encodes MTKPPVGINRTGRKLGQKVKKGKLKASSRRWLERHINDPYVQRAKLEGYRARAAFKLLEIDEKHQILKGARRIIDLGAAPGSWSQIAAKVTNSTDEDPRVAAIDFLEIDPLPGVKILQLDFLDDDAPRQLMEAIGGVPNLVVSDMAAPTTGHHRTDHLRTMHLCEVAAHFAIDVLAEGGHFLAKTFQGGTERELLDLLKKNFKQVIHVKPASSRSESVEMFLLAKHFKGRRQDEADGAEEGDEA; translated from the coding sequence ATGACGAAACCACCAGTCGGTATCAACCGGACGGGCCGCAAGCTCGGCCAGAAGGTCAAGAAGGGCAAGCTGAAGGCGTCTTCGCGCCGCTGGCTCGAGCGCCATATCAACGACCCCTATGTGCAGCGGGCAAAGCTCGAGGGCTATCGCGCCCGCGCGGCCTTCAAGCTGCTCGAGATCGACGAGAAGCACCAGATATTGAAGGGTGCCCGGCGCATCATCGATCTGGGGGCCGCCCCCGGCAGCTGGTCGCAGATCGCCGCCAAGGTGACCAATTCGACCGATGAGGATCCGCGCGTCGCCGCGATCGATTTCCTCGAGATCGATCCCTTGCCGGGTGTCAAAATCCTGCAGCTCGATTTTCTCGATGACGATGCCCCGCGCCAGCTGATGGAAGCGATCGGCGGCGTGCCCAATCTCGTCGTTTCCGACATGGCGGCGCCGACCACCGGCCATCACCGCACCGACCACCTGCGCACCATGCATCTCTGCGAGGTCGCGGCGCATTTCGCCATCGATGTTCTGGCAGAAGGTGGCCATTTCCTGGCCAAAACCTTCCAGGGCGGCACCGAGCGGGAATTGCTGGATCTGTTGAAGAAGAATTTCAAGCAGGTCATCCATGTGAAGCCTGCCTCGTCGCGATCGGAATCGGTCGAGATGTTCCTGCTCGCCAAGCACTTCAAGGGCCGCCGGCAGGATGAAGCCGATGGCGCCGAAGAGGGTGACGAAGCCTGA
- a CDS encoding MFS transporter translates to MNRIIPLILAVALFMEQMDSTVISTALPTIANDLGVSPITLKLALTSYMVSLAMFIPISGWMADKFGAKKVFRLAICVFIGGSILCAISDSLIQFVMSRFLQGVGGAMMTPVGRLVLLRTTQRSELVSAMALLTIPALVGPMTGPPIGGFITTYFSWHWIFIINVPIGLLGLYLTGLYLPEVPPIETAKMDWIGFVLTSIAAAGVVFGLSVIGLPALPPAVGISATLAGVIASVIYVKHSRHHPHPILNLKIFNDRAFRASTTGGTLFRIATGAIPFLMPLMLQLGFGLNPFQSGLITFSGAIGALMVKFVARRVFALTGFRGALLFAAILGAAMTAVNGFFTPETPHILIIGSLLATGLFRSLFFTGVNALGYSEISDELASQATSMASALQQISLALGVAFAAFVLEISSAISGTQLQLADFHLAFFVVSAVSVLSIVPIFRLDPLTGASVSGHRQRKLAAAQPEAGE, encoded by the coding sequence ATGAACCGCATCATACCTCTCATTCTTGCCGTCGCGCTGTTCATGGAACAGATGGATTCGACGGTCATATCAACCGCGCTGCCGACGATCGCCAACGATCTCGGCGTCAGCCCGATCACGCTGAAACTGGCGCTGACATCCTACATGGTGTCGCTGGCCATGTTCATTCCGATCAGCGGCTGGATGGCCGACAAGTTCGGGGCGAAAAAAGTCTTCCGGCTGGCGATCTGCGTGTTCATCGGCGGCTCCATCCTTTGCGCCATTTCCGATTCGCTGATCCAGTTCGTCATGTCGCGCTTCCTTCAGGGCGTCGGCGGCGCGATGATGACGCCGGTCGGGCGCCTGGTGCTCTTGAGAACCACCCAGCGCAGCGAGCTCGTTTCGGCCATGGCGCTACTCACCATTCCCGCACTTGTCGGACCAATGACCGGCCCGCCGATCGGCGGCTTCATCACCACCTATTTCTCCTGGCACTGGATCTTCATCATCAACGTGCCGATCGGCCTGCTCGGGCTCTACCTTACCGGCCTCTACCTGCCCGAAGTGCCGCCGATTGAAACGGCGAAGATGGACTGGATCGGCTTCGTGCTGACCTCGATCGCCGCGGCGGGCGTGGTGTTCGGGCTGTCGGTCATCGGGCTGCCGGCATTGCCGCCTGCCGTCGGCATCAGCGCGACGCTTGCCGGCGTGATCGCCTCGGTGATCTACGTGAAGCATTCGCGGCATCATCCGCATCCGATCCTCAACCTGAAGATCTTCAACGACCGGGCGTTTCGCGCCTCGACCACGGGCGGCACGCTGTTTCGCATCGCGACCGGCGCCATACCCTTCCTCATGCCGCTGATGCTTCAGCTCGGCTTCGGGCTCAACCCGTTCCAGTCCGGCCTGATCACCTTCTCGGGCGCCATCGGGGCGCTGATGGTGAAGTTCGTGGCCAGACGCGTCTTCGCGCTGACGGGCTTTAGGGGCGCATTGCTGTTTGCCGCCATTCTCGGTGCAGCCATGACTGCGGTGAACGGCTTCTTCACGCCGGAAACGCCGCATATCCTGATCATCGGCTCGCTTCTCGCCACGGGGCTGTTCCGCTCGCTGTTCTTCACCGGCGTCAACGCGCTCGGCTATTCTGAAATTTCCGACGAACTGGCCAGCCAGGCGACCTCAATGGCATCGGCGCTGCAGCAGATCAGCCTGGCGCTCGGCGTGGCATTCGCCGCCTTCGTGCTGGAAATCTCCTCGGCCATTTCCGGCACGCAGCTGCAGCTGGCGGATTTCCATCTTGCCTTCTTCGTGGTGTCGGCCGTCTCCGTCCTGTCGATCGTGCCGATCTTCCGGCTCGACCCGCTGACGGGAGCATCCGTTTCCGGTCACCGCCAGCGCAAGCTCGCGGCGGCTCAGCCGGAAGCCGGCGAGTGA
- a CDS encoding MBL fold metallo-hydrolase, translating into MTGSGIGRRTLLGTAGFTILASPAIIANRAAFAQNNSKASSKLAIDRVTPPDINKFKLGSFEVLVVKDGARASGAPNETFGTNQSAETVGELLAKNFLPKDQFVNGFSPALIDTGSDVILFDTGFGKAGHAMGAGRLIEGMAAAGYMPADVTKVVLTHLHGDHIGGLMEDGKPAFENASYITGKTEYDFWVDPARAGTPAEANHKAVLASVKPLAEKMTFIGEGDQVVPGITGMLAPGHTPGMMIYNIESAGRRLVLTADTANHFVLSLQRPDWEVKFDMDKAKAAATRKKVFDMIATDKVAFLGYHMPFPSVGYAEKLDTGYRFVPKSYQFDI; encoded by the coding sequence ATGACTGGATCAGGTATCGGAAGAAGAACGCTGCTGGGCACTGCGGGTTTCACCATCCTCGCTTCACCGGCAATCATCGCAAATCGGGCGGCATTCGCCCAGAACAACAGCAAAGCGAGCAGCAAATTGGCAATCGATCGCGTCACCCCGCCCGACATCAACAAGTTCAAGCTGGGCAGTTTCGAGGTCCTCGTCGTCAAGGATGGCGCCCGCGCCTCCGGTGCGCCGAACGAGACCTTCGGCACCAATCAGTCGGCCGAGACGGTCGGTGAATTGCTGGCGAAGAATTTTCTGCCCAAGGATCAGTTCGTCAACGGCTTTTCGCCGGCGCTGATCGATACCGGCAGCGATGTCATCCTGTTCGACACGGGCTTCGGCAAGGCCGGTCACGCCATGGGCGCCGGCCGTTTGATCGAAGGCATGGCGGCCGCCGGCTACATGCCGGCCGACGTCACCAAGGTGGTGCTGACCCATCTCCACGGCGACCATATCGGCGGCCTGATGGAAGACGGCAAGCCGGCCTTCGAAAACGCCAGCTACATCACCGGCAAGACCGAATATGATTTCTGGGTCGATCCGGCCCGCGCCGGCACGCCCGCCGAAGCCAATCACAAGGCGGTGCTGGCCAGTGTCAAGCCGCTTGCCGAAAAGATGACGTTCATCGGTGAAGGCGACCAGGTTGTTCCCGGCATTACCGGCATGCTCGCCCCCGGCCACACGCCCGGTATGATGATCTACAACATCGAATCCGCCGGCCGCCGCCTGGTCCTGACCGCCGACACGGCCAATCATTTCGTCCTCTCGCTGCAGCGGCCGGACTGGGAAGTGAAGTTCGACATGGACAAGGCAAAGGCCGCCGCGACGCGCAAAAAGGTCTTCGACATGATCGCCACCGACAAGGTAGCCTTCCTCGGCTATCACATGCCATTCCCCTCGGTCGGCTACGCCGAGAAGCTCGACACCGGCTACCGCTTCGTGCCGAAGAGCTACCAGTTCGATATTTGA
- the guaB gene encoding IMP dehydrogenase: MARIVISATGAEALTFDDVLLQPGHSEIMPGQTNIATRIAKDIDLSLPILSSAMDTVTESRLAIAMAQSGGMGVIHRNLTPIEQAEEVRQVKKFESGMVVNPVTIGPDATLAEALSLMKAHGISGIPVVENGGRPGRLVGILTNRDVRFASDPNQKIFELMTRDNLVTVKDGVEQAEAKRLLHSHRIEKLLVVDNDGRCIGLITVKDIEKSQLNPNAAKDAQGRLRAAAAISTGSDGVERAERLIDAGVDVIVVDTAHGHSQKVLDAVAHVKKMSNAVRIIAGNVATSEGTKALIDAGADCIKVGIGPGSICTTRVVAGVGVPQLAAVMAAVEEGNKHDIPVIADGGIKFSGDLAKAIAAGASAVMVGSLLAGTDESPGEVYLYQGRSFKAYRGMGSVGAMARGSADRYFQAEVRDTLKLVPEGIEGQVPYKGPVSAVLHQLAGGLKAAMGYVGGKDIKDFQEKATFVRISGAGLRESHPHGVTITRESPNYPGAGS, from the coding sequence ATGGCACGGATCGTAATCTCGGCAACCGGCGCAGAAGCGCTTACCTTTGACGATGTCCTGCTCCAGCCGGGGCACTCGGAAATCATGCCGGGTCAGACCAATATCGCAACCCGCATCGCCAAGGATATCGACCTGTCGCTGCCGATCCTGTCTTCGGCAATGGACACCGTCACCGAAAGCCGTCTGGCGATCGCCATGGCACAGTCGGGCGGCATGGGCGTCATCCACCGCAACCTGACCCCGATCGAGCAGGCCGAAGAGGTCCGCCAGGTCAAGAAATTCGAAAGCGGCATGGTCGTCAACCCGGTCACCATCGGTCCTGACGCAACGCTTGCCGAAGCGCTGTCGCTGATGAAGGCGCACGGCATTTCCGGCATCCCGGTCGTCGAAAACGGCGGCCGCCCCGGTCGCCTCGTCGGCATTCTCACCAACCGCGACGTCCGTTTCGCCTCCGATCCGAACCAGAAGATCTTCGAACTGATGACCCGCGACAATCTCGTCACCGTCAAGGACGGCGTCGAGCAGGCGGAAGCCAAGCGTCTCCTCCATTCGCATCGCATCGAAAAGCTGCTGGTCGTCGATAATGATGGCCGCTGCATCGGTCTCATCACCGTCAAGGACATCGAGAAGTCGCAGCTCAACCCGAATGCCGCCAAGGACGCGCAGGGCCGCCTGCGTGCAGCCGCTGCCATCTCCACGGGATCCGATGGTGTGGAGCGCGCCGAGCGCCTGATCGATGCGGGCGTCGACGTCATTGTCGTCGATACCGCCCACGGCCATTCCCAGAAGGTTCTCGACGCCGTTGCCCACGTCAAGAAGATGTCGAACGCCGTTCGCATCATCGCCGGCAACGTCGCCACCTCCGAAGGCACCAAGGCGCTGATCGACGCCGGCGCCGACTGCATCAAGGTCGGTATCGGTCCGGGCTCGATCTGCACCACCCGCGTCGTCGCCGGCGTCGGCGTGCCGCAGCTCGCAGCCGTCATGGCAGCCGTCGAGGAAGGCAACAAGCACGATATCCCGGTCATCGCCGATGGCGGCATCAAGTTCTCCGGCGACCTCGCCAAGGCGATCGCTGCCGGCGCCTCCGCCGTCATGGTCGGCTCGCTGCTCGCCGGCACCGATGAAAGCCCGGGTGAAGTCTACCTCTACCAGGGCCGCTCGTTCAAAGCCTATCGCGGCATGGGCTCCGTCGGCGCCATGGCCCGCGGCTCGGCAGACCGTTACTTCCAGGCGGAAGTGCGCGACACGCTGAAGCTCGTGCCGGAAGGCATCGAAGGCCAGGTTCCCTACAAGGGCCCGGTCTCGGCCGTACTGCACCAGCTCGCCGGTGGCCTGAAGGCCGCCATGGGCTATGTCGGTGGCAAGGACATCAAGGATTTCCAGGAAAAGGCAACCTTCGTGCGCATTTCCGGCGCAGGTCTGCGCGAAAGCCACCCGCATGGCGTGACGATCACCCGCGAAAGCCCGAACTATCCGGGCGCCGGCTCCTGA
- a CDS encoding MAPEG family protein, whose protein sequence is MTDTTAMFWPMIAHAVLVFILYILLSTRRMAAIRSGGTDPRQFKENLSEPAESLLVHNNLKNQFELPMLFHAGALALFINNADNIITITLAWIFVISRYAHSYVHITSNRLQLRRPLFIVGLFACAAMWGWLAVWLATS, encoded by the coding sequence ATGACCGATACGACCGCCATGTTCTGGCCGATGATCGCCCACGCAGTCCTGGTCTTCATCCTCTATATCCTTCTGTCGACGCGCCGCATGGCCGCCATCCGCTCGGGCGGCACCGATCCCCGGCAGTTCAAGGAAAACCTCTCCGAGCCCGCCGAGAGCCTGCTGGTCCACAACAACCTGAAGAACCAGTTCGAATTGCCGATGCTGTTTCATGCCGGTGCGCTGGCGTTGTTCATCAACAATGCCGATAACATCATCACCATCACGCTCGCCTGGATCTTCGTGATCTCGCGCTATGCGCATTCCTATGTCCACATCACCAGCAACCGGCTACAGCTGCGCCGGCCGCTGTTCATCGTCGGCCTGTTCGCCTGCGCGGCCATGTGGGGCTGGCTCGCCGTCTGGCTCGCCACGTCCTGA